The window CGTCTGATGTTAAATACTGTTATGATCATAACCTCCCATAATAAACTAAAAAACTATCTAGAAACCGATCTTAAAAATAGTATTAGCCTAGGTTTTGTGCCTACTATGGGAGCATTACACGATGGACACATCACTTTAATGCAAGAAGCTATTTCTCAATGTGACTTTTTGGTAGTTTCCATTTTTGTTAACCCTACTCAATTTGATAACAAAAGTGATTTACAAAAATATCCTCGCAATATTACTCAAGATGTAGAATTTATTAAACAGCACATCGACCCAAAAAAACTAGTCGTTTATGCTCCAGAAACGGACGACGTTTATGGAAACAATCCGATTGCAAAAAAATACGGTTATGATGGCCTAGAGCAAGTTATGGAAGGTGCAAATCGTTTAGGTCATTTTGATGGTGTGGGAACTATTCTAGAGTTTCTATTTACCATTATCAAACCAGATAAAGCTTTTTTTGGAGAGAAAGATTTCCAGCAATTACAAATTGTAAAGAAGCTAGTAGAAAAATTAAAACTTGATATTGAAATAGTAGGCTGTCCTATAAAACGTGAGGCTCATGGTCTTGCTATGAGTTCTAGAAACGAGCGATTAACAACTGATGGAAGAAATAAAGCAGCTCTCATTTATGAAACCTTACAAAAAGCAGCTGTATACTTTAAAGATCATAGTATTTATAAAACTCAAAAGTTTGTAGAAGAAACTTTTCTAAATTATCCTGAATTTAACTTAGAGTATTTCACCATTGCAAGTGAGGAAACCTTAAAACCAGTAAAGCGCAAATACAAAAACCATCTTTATAGAGGTTTTATCGTAGTTCATCTAGAAGGTGTGAGGCTTATTGATAATATAGCGTTGCCGCATTAATTATCTTTTAGTAAACAAAAATCAAAATATTTATTACAAATCGTATCTTTGCCGCATGTTAATCACAGTTGTAAAATCAAAGATCCACCGTGTTAAAGTAACTGGTGCAGACCTAAACTACATAGGCAGCATTACCATAGATGAAGATCTTATGGATGGTGCAAACATCGTAGAAGGCGAGAAAGTACAAATCGTTAACAATAATAACGGTAATCGTCTAGAAACGTATGCTATTCCAGGACCACGCGGCAGCGGTGAGATTACACTTAATGGCGCAGCTGCCAGAAAAGTTTCTAAGGGTGATGTTTTAATCCTTATTTGTTATGCACAAATGACGCTTCAAGAAGCTAAAGAATTTAAACCTACACTTCTTTTTCCTAACGAAGAGGACAATACATTGTCATAAACGTTGAAAAAAACATTTTTCAAGATACTGAAAATTACCCTACCATTACTTTTGGGTGTTTTTATCATTTATTACTCTTACAATCAGTTTACTGAAGATCAAATAGAAGAAATTAGATCTTACATTTTAACTGCAGATTACAAGTGGGTTTTCTTAAGTGTTTTCTTAGCTTTTTTAAGCCACCTCTCGAGAGCATGGCGATGGAATTATATGCTACAGGCAATGAGCTATAAACCGTCGTTTTTAACTAACATCATAGCTATAGGCGCTGGCTATGCTATGAATATTTTTATACCTCGCAGTGGTGAAGTTGCTCGTGCTGCTATCATCAATAGATCAGATCAAGTCCCTATGGATAAGGCTCTAGGAACAATAATCGCAGAGCGTGTTCTTGATGTAATTATGCTTTTACTCATCACAGCAACAGCTGTTTTAAGCGCTGGAAATGCTATTATTGATTTTTTCAAGAATAATTTAGATTCCGCTTTCGCGAAAGCGGATACCTCAAAACTTCTTCTCTATTTAGGAATAGTTATACTACTGGTAGTTCTACTAATTTTCATTGCAAAAAAGGTACAACTCTTAGGTAAGATCAAAGGGTTTTTACATGGTATGAAGGAAGGCTTTATGACCATCTGGACCATGAAGAAAAAATGGCTGTACTTACTTCACACTCTTTTTATTTGGGGTATGTATGTAACGATGTTTTATGTCACTATTTATGCCATTCCTGGAATTGCCAGCATGCCAGTAAGTGCGATTTTGTGTGCATTTGTTGCCGGTAGTTTTGCGGTAGCTTTTACAAACGGTGGTTTCGGCGCATATCCCTATTTCATAGCACAAGTGCTGCTCATATTTGGTATAGAAGAAACTTTGGGCTCTTCTTTTGGGTGGTTGTTATGGCTGTCTCAAACTTCATTAGTACTAGTTTATGGTCTAGTGTCATTAGTATTATTAGCACTGAGAGGTAGTCTTTCAAGGAATTAATTGTAAATTCCCGTTCCAAAAATTTGTGTGATGAAAAAAATCATAATCCTTGGACTGTTTTTACTTCTGGTTCAAATAGTCAATTCTCAAGCTTTATATCGCTCGTTTCCTAGCGATGTGCTGGGAGAGGAACGCAATGTAAAAATTTTAAAGCCTCGTAATTATTCTGAAAATCCAGAGAAAACCTATCCGCTTGTTATAGTTCTTGATGGTGATTATCTTTTTGAACCAGTCGCCGGTACGGTAGATTATTTATCCTATTGGGATCAGATGCCAGAGTCTTTTGTTCTAGGAATCAATCAGCGAGAGAGTCGTTATGACGAATCTGAAATCAATAGAGAATCTGGTTTTCCAGAGCAACAAACTTTAAGATTTATGGATTTTGTTATGGAATTAAAACAAACCATGGAAGATGAATATCGTGTGGCGCCTTTTACGGTAATCGTTGCAAAAGATATTACAGCAAACGTTGCTAGTTATTATTTAATGCGTAAAAAAATACCGGTAAATGCGCTGCTTCAAATAGATCCTGATTATTCAACTTTAATACAACAAAATCTCATCAACAAGTTGAGCCAGCTGGAAGAGTACAATTATTTTTATGTCGCCACACCAGAAAGTAACAACACGTTAAGCGAGCTTATTACTCAAGAAACAGACTCTCTATTTGCTACTAAAAAGAATCTGAATTTAAAGCACGATAAAATAGAAGACACTAACAAGTATAATGTGTCAGCACACGCTATCCCTAGAGGTTTGCAATTTATCTTTCAAGAATACTCACTTATTGAAGGAGAAAAACTACTGGAGGTAGATCTTGCCGAAGAAATGAAATATGAAGGCAAAGAGAATAAAAAAGACATGGTGCGCGTGATAGATCGTATTCTAGAAAAGTACAAAATGATTAAAGAAGTTTATGGTGTAGACATGAAATTGCGCCTGGTAGATCTAGTGACTATTGCTGAGTATGTGGAATCTAAAAAAGACTGGGATCAACTCATTGATATAGGCGTTCTTGCCCATAAGGAATATCCAGATTTACTGTACGGTCGTTATGTAGAAGGTCTAGGTTATGAAGGAATAGGTAGATATTCTAGAGCCATCAAAGCCTTTAATGCTGCATACGGACTTCAACCTGCAGTGGGAATTACAAAAGACGATGTCCTTGATAAAGTAGAATTACTACAGATAAAAGAAAAAGATTAAAATGGCCAAAATAAAAACGACTTGGTTTTGTCAGAATTGTGGAGCGCAACATTCTAAATGGCAAGGTCAGTGTTCTTCATGTAAAGAATGGAACACACTAGTAGAAGAAGTCGTACAAAAGGAAGTTAAAAAATCATGGGAAAGTGCTGTTAGTGATGTTCCGCTTTCGCGAAAGCGTGCACCACAACCACAATTAATTTCTAAAATAAACACCACCGAAAGTCCACGGTTAGATACCACAAATGCAGAATTTAACCGAGTATTAGGTGGCGGCTTAGTTCCTGGATCTATCTCTCTTTTAGGAGGTGAACCTGGTATAGGAAAATCAACATTGTTGCTACAAGTCTGTCTCAATTTACCCTATAAAACACTTTACGTATCTGGAGAAGAAAGCGCACAACAAATCAAAATGCGAGCAGATCGTATTAAAAAAGACGCGGTCAATTGCTACATTCTTACCGAGACAAAAACTCAAAACATTTTCAGGCAAATTACAGAAGTAGAGCCAGATGTATTGATCATTGATTCTATACAAACCCTACAAACTGATCATATAGAAAGCTCGCCAGGAAGCGTTTCTCAAATAAGAGAATGCACTAGTGAATTGATCAAATTTGCCAAAGAAGCTAATACACCTGTTCTCCTTATAGGTCACATTACCAAAGATGGTAACATTGCTGGACCCAAGATTCTAGAACATATGGTAGACACGGTTTTACAATTTGAAGGAGATCGCAACCATACCTATCGGATTCTAAGAGCGTTGAAAAACCGTTTCGGTAGTACGCATGAAATAGGAATTTATGAAATGCTAGGTCATGGATTAAGGGAAGTGATGAACCCTAGCGAGATATTAATTTCTCAACGTGGTGCCAACTTAAGTGGTACGGCTATAGCTGCGACTATGGAAGGTATGCGACCGTTGATGATAGAAGTTCAAGCACTTGTGAGCACGGCTGTTTATGGAACGCCTCAACGCAGTGCAACTGGTTACAATCTTAAGAGGCTTAATATGATTCTAGCAGTTCTTGAAAAAAGGGCTGGATTTAAACTAGGTCAAAAAGATGTCTTTCTCAATATTACTGGTGGAATCACCGTCGATGATCCAGCAATAGATCTTGCCGTAGTTGCTGCTATTTTATCTTCTAACTTTGATATAGAATTATCTTCTCAGCATTGTTTTAGTGCAGAGGTAGGTCTAGGAGGCGAGATACGACCTGTAAGTCGCATGGAACAACGAGTGAATGAAGTAGCAAAATTAGGTTTTGACAAAGTATTCATCGCTCCAGGAAAACAAAACTTCAAAAATCTAGGAACAGAAGTGCAAGCCTTTTCCAAAATTGAAGATTTAGTAAGATATTTGTTTTCTTAAAAGGTGAAACGAACTAGAACTAGAACTCGAACTCGAACTCGAAGTTGAAGTTGAAGTTGAATAAAACAAGCCTTGGGATAACCTGTGAGGTCTTGCCCTAAGGATAAGTTCGAAAATTAAAAAAATATAATTTTAGAAAGATCAAAACAGATTCCGCATCAAGTGCGGAATATCAAAAAATAAAAAATAATGAGAACGATAATTTTACTTTTAGTGGCTGTTTTAATCACCAGTTGTGGAGAAAAAACAGCTGAAAAACCTGAAGCAAAGCAACAAATCAAATTTGCTGAAGCCGATATTTCTAGTAATGAAATCGTACATCTTACTGATTTTGAAGACAACTATTATAATCTCGATCAGATTCTTGAAGAAAATAAAGGCAAACTCGTTTACCTTGATATATGGGCAAGCTGGTGTGGACCTTGTAAAGCTATGATGCCTTATTCTGAGAAGCTTCAAGAAAAATATAAAGGAAAGGATATCACATTCCTATTCATTTCTATAGATCAAGATACAGGTAAGTGGGAGCGATCTGCAAAACAATTTAATTTAATTGAGAACAGTTTCCTTGCTCGCAACTATCCCAAAGCAAAATTATTTCAAGACAATAACGTAAGCTCCATTCCTAGATATATGTTATTTGACAAAACTGGTCGTCTTATTGATGATAATGCAAGAAGACCAAGTGAGAAAGATCTAGAAACTACTATTGATGCATTTCTTGCGATATAGAATGTATTTCTTACACATTAAAAACCCCTTGCAACATATTTTGCAAGGGGTTTTTAGATGATATAATTTACCGCTATTTCTTGCTCTTAAAAATCCAACCTTTACGTGGAAAAATGTTTATGGAAAAACTTAAATAATCTCCAGTCCAATTGTGTTGGGTCACCGTATCTGGAGATACATCAAGATTAGTTGCTAGTACGGCTTGATCAATAATATCTACAAAATGGTAATGATAGGTCATATCTATGCGCCACATCGTATTTTTAGATTTGAGATAAAAACCCAAACCTATATTTGCTCCACCAGTTATTGGACTGTCTACCTCACTTTCAAATGATATCCTTCTAGTAATATTATTAATACCTGTACTACCACCCAAATCATCGCCTTCTGTAACGGCATAGTACATGACTTCTAAACCTACATGACCAGAAACAAAAAACCAATCGTTTACTTCTTTGATATAGGAGAGATCTACAGGTAAATGATAGCTCCAGTAAGGAGATTCTGAGCTTAAAATTGTAAGATCTGTACTACGTCCCACATCTTCTGCCAAAAAGGTTTCCGAATCTTTTCTCACCATATTGCGCACAAATAATCCTACGCTCCAGTTCCAATTTTTACGTTGACTAAAATTGTATTCTAATCCTAAAGCTGGCACCCATGTATCTTTAGCCTCAAAAAAAACACTAGAATTCCCTTCATTACTCCAATAAAGATTTTGATATTTTATTGAAAAAGAAAGCTTAGAATTATTCTCAAATAATTTTACCGCATCCTCGTTTTGAGCAATCGTATAGAAAGGGATCATGACAAGCATGATCCCTAGTAATCTTATAGTATTATGGTTCATAAGTCCAATTTACAATCCAACTGTGTTGTTTATGCTCACTTTCTAATTGCCCTAGTTCTGTTCCAATGATTGATGATAAAGGAACTCCATTTGCATTAGCCCCCAAAGATCTTGAAATTCTATGGCTAACCTCTCTTCGTCTTCTTTTTTTATGGGATGAAGATTTATCTAAAGGTTCTAAACTTCCACAACCTATGTAGATATCGTGAATCTTACCAACAATTCTTGCATATGATTTGATTCTTCTCTTTTTCCATTTTCTCTTTTTCTTATAATTTTTAGTAACCGCCTTAAAAACATAATGAAATGGTCCAGGATTACCTTTCATTTTTTGTTTGTTTTTCATTTTATAACTACCCTGAAAAAATCTCTTTACCTTATTTAAATTATAAAAACAATCTGCTTCGTCTGTTATTTCTGGATAAAACACCAAATCACCAGCCTCTTCTTCCTTCCCGCCATAAATATCAGCTAACTCTTCTCCAGAAGCACCATTATTTGCTGCTGTTAAAATATCTGTTGCATTAGCATTGTTCATATTAACCCCTATAAGGCCATCTTCCACATATTTGTAAATCATATTACAAATTATTACTTCTTGTTGTGGATTAAATACAGTCCTTTCAATTCCATCAATCAATGGAACATCGTCTGGATCATTAGCCCAGTCAAAACCAGGTTGATCAGACGTGTCTAAAAAAGCCTCTTCGGCAATTAACACATCTTTTCTCAAACTGTAAAATTCATGGCTTTGTTCAAACTCGTCTAGTGGAAGATCTGCATTAAATCCAGATGACTCTTCAAGGTCATTTAAGTCATCCTCGCTTAGATTACTATTAGGTATTACGAATGAATCCTCGTGATTTTCTACTTGTTGTTCAAGATCATCTAAAGTCTGATAAAATGAGTCCATGGATGGAAAATGGAGCATATTATTTGTACTAACCTGAGCCACTCCATTATCAAAGTAAAGTCCATAGGGTTCGAAATCACATTTAATATCACCACCACCTTCTTCAGATTTTGTGGTTAATGTTTCATTTGTCAACTCATCTTCACAACTAATTAGAGAGAGAGAGAGAGTTAGTATTCCTATTGAAAAATATTTCAATAGATGTTTTTGTTTATTCATCTTGTTAAATTTAGTAAATTAATATTTGATGATCGATCATGTTAAAGGTAATGTAAAGCAATGTTTAATTTAATGGGTATAAATACCCAAATTGTCAAACAAAGTAGTTTAAATTATAAAAATAAGATGGTTTTTTTTAAACAATCAAAATGTAAAAGTCTTGTTTATAATTAATTATAGAGTATTTTAAGCGCTATAAGAATTTTCTTGTAAATGAAACTTTAACATTTAGGTACTGCTTGCAGGTGTTATTTCATCGGTAAAAAGGCAAGTTCTTTAGAAAAAAGCCTTTAACTGCACATTGCCGGTATGGACTGTTCTTGCGGTTTCACTGCTGCGGCCGCTGTAACTAAGATTGAGATCTAGAAATTTGGTAATGTTTTTTTGATACAAAAAATTCCAAGTAAAGTTAGTTCCTGGCTGCAATCCTTCTAGCATTTGAAAACCAACTGGAGAAAAGGCTTGGCCTTCAAAATCGTTTTTTACATACTTGATCTCTCCATTTATCGCATATTTTTGTGATTTATTAAAAGCCCAAAGGATTCCAATGTTTTGCTGGCTTAAAGTAGCAATTTCATTAAGCTGATTCTCCTTGTTTTGATATTCGTAAAACAATTCTAGTCTATTGCTATTATCAAAAAGATAAGAGATTTGAGGCCTTAAAAGAAGGTCTTCTATTTCAAAATTACGATTGGTAAAATTTTCACTTGTACTTGCATTGAGACCAGTCTGGGCGTTCATAGTAACCAGCCAGGTATCTCTTATTTTATGTAAAAATCGCAACTGATGACTTTTTATTTCGTTAGAAATACTTCCTATACTTTGTAGATTTTCATTTGCAGTACTGAGATAGGTATAATTAGTTGTGAAAAATTGCTTGCCTCGGTTAAAGAATAAACTGTTTCTAAAACTTGAGTTTAATCCTAATTGATTATCACTACTTGCAAATGGATTGATACTAAAGTTCTCTCCTTCTCGCTCTACCATCCTGTCGATTAAATAACTCGTCTGGTTATAAAACTTAGAAAGTACTTTTTTATAACCAGTTTCTTTAGACCAAGAAATGGGGTTGAGTGTCAGCGTTTGAGAAAACTTATTTTGGTGGGTAGGCAGGAAAACTTGATTAGGCAATAAGATCCTCACAAAACTCGCTTGATCCTGAAATTGTGCCACTTCAAATTCGTTGAGATCCTGAATCCCATCATCATTATAATCAATCCATGTAAATGTTCCCTGACCTGGATTAACCGCCACATAAGTAAAATCCTGTCTAGGAATACGAGCACTATTAGTTTCATAAGTGGTATTCCATAAAATTTTACCTCCGTAAATTTTACGCTTGTATTGAATCCTAGAGTTAAAAGAAACTTCATCTTCAAAGCCTTCTAACTCGCTTTTTAGCTTTCTATAGTTAGCATAAACACGCAAATTACTCACCTTATTTTTAATGGGTTGTGACCTGATGTAGTAATTATTTGAAGAATTTACACGCACAAGATCTCCATCTCGCAAGCTATCATTCACTCGATGTCTATAACCCAACTCCACAAAAGTCGTGGTTGTATCACCTCGACCAGCATATACTTCATAACTAGCAAACTTTTGGGACAATCCTGTAAATTCGTCGGTAGCGGTGATTTTTTGCTGGTTGTTCTCACTTTCTATTCTCGCGCCAGTGTAATATTTATTTATTTTTCTAAGCACATCGGCATTTAACCTACTGAAATCTGATTCTTGATCTAAGGATTTCGTGGTTAGTACGCTTCCGCGAAAGCGAGCCTGCCATAAACTATCTTGATAAATTCCTGCCAATACATGTCTATTACCTCTGTAGAAATCGGTGAACTCTAAATGTTCAAAATTGTACGAAGTAGTAAGTGTGGAGTCTTTTACATAATTAAGTCCTAAAGTGGTGAATAACTGGCTGCCTTGAGTGGTGTCAATATTCCAATCTCGATTAAATTCTATGTTATACACACGTTCTACATTCCTGAAGTCTTCTTGAATGTAATCCATATTTACGGTCGCATTTAAGGATTGAAGTGTATCTTTTTTAAGCAACTCTTGTTGTACGGCAAGTTTTACAGCGACGCCTTTGTTGTCATCGTCATCGATACTAGAAAACTTATTTAAATCCTTATTACTGGCAGCAAGCTCTGTATTAATAGTAGTTGTAGTAGTAGGTTGATAACTGGCTTTGAGTCCTGCTATCGTAAGAATTTCTGGGGTAAACAATTGTATTACTGGATCATAACTTCCTTTCGGGACGCCATTTATAGGAGCCACGTACTCGTAAATATTAGAAATAGCCTGATCGTTTACTAATCGGTAATTTCCTTGATTAGCGCCTAGAAACGAAAACCTAACATTAAAAAGCTGCGCGGTTCTATCTTGTGAAAACACAAAAACTTCTTCGCCATTAATAATTTCCCTTTCGTATAATATTTGGTTTTCTGAAAACTCGCTAGGGACAGCGCTAGGAGCAATCGCTTGATCAAGATCATCTCCTGCATCTACTAGAATTGCTACCTGATCTTCATTTAAATTTTGTTGTAGCGGCTGGTTTTTGGCATCGGTCTCTGTATAAATATAAGAATCAACTTTTATTTTTTTAGATTCAAAACCGCCAGTCCCATAACCGATGAATCTGGTAAAATTACGCTCGCTGTATTGATATTCAATAGAAATACGCATCTCACTAGTTATAGGAAAAGTAGGCGTAAAACGAACCTCACCAGCATTATAATCAATAACATAATCTTGATTCTCACCACGTCTTAAAGGAACACCATTTACATAAACGCGCTCACTTCCAGAAACTATCAGAATGAACAACTCACCATTCTGCCCGGTTAATTTATACGGTCCTTGATTGCCTTCTATACCTGTAAACCTACTTATATTAAAGGTTCCTCTTACTAGAGCGCCTGCTGCACCGGCATATCCTGAAGAGTCACCACCATCAAATCGTACTGCACCTGATATTCCTTGAACACGTTTTGTAAAATTATTGAACTGATAATCATTTTGTGTTAAATCTACATCTCCAGCTCGTATGTTCCAGTCATCGCTAAAAAGCTCAATGAATATTTGATCAAATTCATCTAGTCTTTGCGAGTAACCATTTTGAGTTTGTGGGACGTTTGCATCTTGAATAGAAGCACGTAAAGAAACACGATCACTAAGTTTACCAGTGATTCTCAGGTCCAGTTCTGAGTCTACCACGCTATTTTGATTGTTTCCTACTCGAGCGCCTCGAGTAATACTACCAGAAGTTTGTAAACCATCAAATGGAACAAATGTATTTACGGTGGTAGGCTTTTGTAAAATGACTAGTTGCTCTTGGCGGCTATTATTATCTAAAATAATATCAGGATCATAAAGCCTATAGGTTTTGGTAAGAAAATCTGGAAGTGGCAAGTAAGTAACATCTATCGAGTCGGTAACAATGTTAGTATTACTGTTGAGTATCAAGAGTGCTTTAGAATAATCGATACGATACTGCGTGCTATCAATAGGCATCCCTATTTTATCCTGAATCTTAAAGTAAAACGGATTGATACTAACCGAATCCACCATTATAGAATCTCTAACTGCGACTCGTTTTTTTTTCAAGTTGCTGTATTCTTGCGCTTCAGCTATATAGCAGCACGACACTAGAATAAAAAACAACTTCCATTTCATATTTATCTTAAACAGATGGTTTCCAAAAATATTTTAAATAAACAGCTATCAATGATTAAATAACGATTTATTCCACAAAAAAACCTATCTAGTTAGACCAGATAGGTTTTTATAGTTTACCAGATGAATTAAACTTAGTCCTTTATGGGCTTCATTTTGAACGTGTCCATAAAAGCAGTCGTATAATTACCTTCTACATAAGCTGGCTCTTCCATAAGTTGTCTATGGAAAGGAATTGTCGTTTTAATACCTTCAATGACAAATTCATCTAAAGCTCTTTTCATTTTATCGATTGCCTCCTGACGTGTTCTCGCTGTAGTAATCAACTTTGCGATCATAGAGTCATAATTAGGCGGGATAGAGTATCCTGCATAAACATGAGTGTCTAAACGCACTCCATGACCACCTGGTGCATGAAGTGTCGTGATCTTCCCTGGAGAAGGACGGAAATCGTGGTAAGGATCTTCTGCATTAATTCTGCATTCAATGGAATGCAACGCTGGTTCATAATTCTTACCAGATATTTTTACTCCAGCAGCAACAAGAATCTGTTCTCTTATTAAGTCAAAATCAATCACCTGCTCCGTAATAGGGTGCTCTACTTGAATACGAGTATTCATTTCCATAAAATAGAAATTGCGGTGTTTATCTACTAGAAACTCTACCGTTCCTGCACCTTCGTAGGCAATGTATTCTGCAGCTTTAACGGCTGCCTCTCCCATTTCTTTACGTAATTTCTTTGTCATAAAAGGAGAAGGTACCTCTTCAGTAAGTTTCTGGTGACGTCGTTGTACAGAACAGTCGCGTTCACTTAAATGACAAGCTTTACCGTAACTATCTCCTACAATCTGAATCTCTATGTGGCGTGGCTCTTCAATAAGCTTCTCCATGTACATGTCGTCGTTTCCGAAGGCTGCTTTAGACTCGTTACGGGCACTTTCCCATGCTCCTTGAAGATCTTCTTCTTTCCAGACAGCTCTCATTCCTTTTCCTCCACCACCGGCAGTAGCTTTAAGCATTACAGGATAACCGGTAGCAAGTGCCGTTTTCTTACAATCTTCAAAATCTTCAAGAATACCTTCTGATCCTGGTACACAAGGAACGCCAGCGGCTTTCATAGTAGCTTTGGCAGTTGCTTTATCTCCCATTTTTGAGATCATCTCTGCACTCGCGCCTATAAATTTTATTTGATGTTCTTCACAAATGCGTGAAAAATCTGCATTTTCAGATAGGAATCCATAACCAGGATGGATCGCATCTGCATTAGTAATCTCTGCAGCGCTGATGATATTGGACATCTTTAAGTAAGATAAATTACTAGGTGGTGGCCCTATACAAACTGCTTCATCGGCAAATTTTACGTGAAGACTGTCTGCATCGGCAGTAGAATATACCGCTACAGTTTTGATTCCCATCTCCTTACAAGTTCGTATTACCCTTAAGGCTATTTCGCCACGATTTGCTATCAATATTTTTTTAAACATGATGTTTCTTTTAAGTTACGTCGCAATGCGATACAATTTTTGTATTTCAATTGTTTATAAAGTTCCGCTTTCGCGAAAGCGAGATCAACACAAACTATATTGCAACATTTAAGACACAAAAAATCCTTCTATTATTTAAGAAGGATCTACTAAAAATAATGGCTGATCAAATTCTACTGGTGAAGAATCGTCTATAAGCACTTTTACAATGGTACCAGAAACCTCGCTCTCAATCTCGTTGAAAAGTTTCATTGCTTCAATGATACATAATGTGTCTCCTTCTTTAATACTATCACCTACCTCAACAAATGCTGGCTTCTCTGGAGATGCCTTTCTATAAAAAGTACCGATTATAGGTGACTTTACTGTAACATACTTATCGTTACTTGCTGCTGGAGCTGCTGGAGCCTCAGAAGGTGCTGGAGCTACCGGTGCCGGAGCAGGCGCTTGTGGAGCAGGTGCCATTTGCTGTTGCATAGGTGCTGGTTGAGAAACGTAAGTAATGTCACCAGATTCACTTCCTGTTCTAATGGTGATTTTTATATCATCCATTTCTAATTTTACCTCACTTGCTCCAGATTTTGCAACAAATTTGATTAAATTTTGTATTTCTTTAATGTCCATAAATTAAGGGTGGTTATTAAGTTTAACTATCGTATGCCCAAGATAACAAAATCGATCCCCATGTAAAGCCACCTCCAAAAGCAGCAAATACAAGTTGATCTCCTTTTTTCAATTGAGTCTCATATTCTTTTAATAATAATGGTAAAGTTGCACTAGTGGTATTTCCATACTTCTGGATATTCATCATCACTTTCTCTTCCGGAAGATTAACTCTTCTTGCAGTCGCGTCTATAATACGCTTGTTTGCTTGATGAGGGACTAACCAACTAATATCTTCATTTGTAAGATTGTTACGTTTTACAATTTGTTCCGAAACATCAGCCATATTAGACACAGCATATTTAAAGACGTTCTTACCGTCTTGAAAAACATAATGTTGTTTCTTATCTACTGTTTCATGTGATGCTGGCAATAACGAGCCTCCAGCTTCTATTTTCAGAAAATTACGTCCAATACCGTCGGTACGTAGAATTTCGTCTTCA is drawn from Nonlabens dokdonensis DSW-6 and contains these coding sequences:
- a CDS encoding alpha/beta hydrolase; this translates as MKKIIILGLFLLLVQIVNSQALYRSFPSDVLGEERNVKILKPRNYSENPEKTYPLVIVLDGDYLFEPVAGTVDYLSYWDQMPESFVLGINQRESRYDESEINRESGFPEQQTLRFMDFVMELKQTMEDEYRVAPFTVIVAKDITANVASYYLMRKKIPVNALLQIDPDYSTLIQQNLINKLSQLEEYNYFYVATPESNNTLSELITQETDSLFATKKNLNLKHDKIEDTNKYNVSAHAIPRGLQFIFQEYSLIEGEKLLEVDLAEEMKYEGKENKKDMVRVIDRILEKYKMIKEVYGVDMKLRLVDLVTIAEYVESKKDWDQLIDIGVLAHKEYPDLLYGRYVEGLGYEGIGRYSRAIKAFNAAYGLQPAVGITKDDVLDKVELLQIKEKD
- a CDS encoding lysylphosphatidylglycerol synthase transmembrane domain-containing protein, with translation MKKTFFKILKITLPLLLGVFIIYYSYNQFTEDQIEEIRSYILTADYKWVFLSVFLAFLSHLSRAWRWNYMLQAMSYKPSFLTNIIAIGAGYAMNIFIPRSGEVARAAIINRSDQVPMDKALGTIIAERVLDVIMLLLITATAVLSAGNAIIDFFKNNLDSAFAKADTSKLLLYLGIVILLVVLLIFIAKKVQLLGKIKGFLHGMKEGFMTIWTMKKKWLYLLHTLFIWGMYVTMFYVTIYAIPGIASMPVSAILCAFVAGSFAVAFTNGGFGAYPYFIAQVLLIFGIEETLGSSFGWLLWLSQTSLVLVYGLVSLVLLALRGSLSRN
- a CDS encoding TlpA family protein disulfide reductase; its protein translation is MRTIILLLVAVLITSCGEKTAEKPEAKQQIKFAEADISSNEIVHLTDFEDNYYNLDQILEENKGKLVYLDIWASWCGPCKAMMPYSEKLQEKYKGKDITFLFISIDQDTGKWERSAKQFNLIENSFLARNYPKAKLFQDNNVSSIPRYMLFDKTGRLIDDNARRPSEKDLETTIDAFLAI
- the radA gene encoding DNA repair protein RadA is translated as MAKIKTTWFCQNCGAQHSKWQGQCSSCKEWNTLVEEVVQKEVKKSWESAVSDVPLSRKRAPQPQLISKINTTESPRLDTTNAEFNRVLGGGLVPGSISLLGGEPGIGKSTLLLQVCLNLPYKTLYVSGEESAQQIKMRADRIKKDAVNCYILTETKTQNIFRQITEVEPDVLIIDSIQTLQTDHIESSPGSVSQIRECTSELIKFAKEANTPVLLIGHITKDGNIAGPKILEHMVDTVLQFEGDRNHTYRILRALKNRFGSTHEIGIYEMLGHGLREVMNPSEILISQRGANLSGTAIAATMEGMRPLMIEVQALVSTAVYGTPQRSATGYNLKRLNMILAVLEKRAGFKLGQKDVFLNITGGITVDDPAIDLAVVAAILSSNFDIELSSQHCFSAEVGLGGEIRPVSRMEQRVNEVAKLGFDKVFIAPGKQNFKNLGTEVQAFSKIEDLVRYLFS
- the panC gene encoding pantoate--beta-alanine ligase → MIITSHNKLKNYLETDLKNSISLGFVPTMGALHDGHITLMQEAISQCDFLVVSIFVNPTQFDNKSDLQKYPRNITQDVEFIKQHIDPKKLVVYAPETDDVYGNNPIAKKYGYDGLEQVMEGANRLGHFDGVGTILEFLFTIIKPDKAFFGEKDFQQLQIVKKLVEKLKLDIEIVGCPIKREAHGLAMSSRNERLTTDGRNKAALIYETLQKAAVYFKDHSIYKTQKFVEETFLNYPEFNLEYFTIASEETLKPVKRKYKNHLYRGFIVVHLEGVRLIDNIALPH
- the panD gene encoding aspartate 1-decarboxylase, giving the protein MLITVVKSKIHRVKVTGADLNYIGSITIDEDLMDGANIVEGEKVQIVNNNNGNRLETYAIPGPRGSGEITLNGAAARKVSKGDVLILICYAQMTLQEAKEFKPTLLFPNEEDNTLS